One Kwoniella newhampshirensis strain CBS 13917 chromosome 13, whole genome shotgun sequence DNA window includes the following coding sequences:
- a CDS encoding peptide chain release factor 1, giving the protein MISRPAPLIPSYGFRGFSHIPTVSVQFNHRHRRMLVPTRARHVARLSSRATTYLRRPQAPVLSCTCGCSKFQPGFSTFQSRPIISQSRTQLGQSGPFGPSRVSRRNCSTRTGEKAEWCTETEEGQAKLLATAKARVEVYRKTISEEPDATDVQAQIARAKVQKELAPLADAWDKYLEMRKSIIDMQPHLNDPDPTLREMFAAEHQDLRSNLDELITSSLPRLLLPPSPTASLPAMMSINAGVGGIESALCTESIARMYIRFAEKKGWKTEEISRVDGTGGKGGGGIRELTIKFEPSPWGGGDESEGANEVYGLLQWEKGVHRVQRIPPNETLGRIHTSTVAVVVLPIYPDTEDAPLVDPKDVKIDVMRARGAGGQHVNRTESAVRLTHIPTGITVSMQDSRSQHQNRAWAWDILRARLSEKKHNEDVEARRASRRSQVKGADRSDKIRTYNFNQDRLTDHRFGFSIIGLQNVLDGDGLEDVITMMKKDLMERRLESLLQGEEDIDY; this is encoded by the exons ATGATCTCTCGTCCAGCACCTCTCATTCCAAGCTATGGCTTCCGAGGTTTCAGTCATATTCCTACAGTATCTGTGCAATTTAATCATCGACATAGACGCATGCTGGTACCCACACGAGCGCGGCATGTCGCCCGGCTCAGCAGTAGAGCGACCACATACTTGCGTCGACCTCAGGCGCCCGTCCTCAGCTGTACATGTGGTTGTTCGAAATTTCAACCTGGATTTTCCACTTTTCAATCTCGACCGATCATAAGCCAGTCCCGCACCCAGCTCGGTCAATCAGGCCCCTTTGGACCAAGTCGAGTCTCACGCAGGAACTGTAGTACGAGGACAGGAGAAAAAGCTGAATGGTGTACGGAgacggaagaaggacaagcGAAATTGCTGGCGACCGCCAAAGCTAGAGTGGAAGTTTATCGGAAGACCATCAGCGAA GAACCAGATGCTACCGACGTTCAAGCTCAGATAGCTCGAGCCAAAGTGCAGAAAGAGCTTGCTCCCCTTGCCGATGCCTGGGACAAATATCtggagatgagaaag tccatcatcgacatgcAACCTCATCTCAATGACCCCGATCCTACCCTTCGCGAGATGTTCGCAGCCGAACACCAAGATCTCCGTTCCAATCTCGACGAATTGATCACCAGTTCTTTACCTCGGCTACTCCTTCCCCCCTCACCTACTGCCTCCTTACCCGCGATGATGTCCATCAATGCCGGAGTCGGCGGTATCGAATCGGCGTTGTGTACCGAGAGCATCGCTCGGATGTATATCCGTTTtgcggagaagaaaggatggaagacggaagagatcaGTAGGGTCGACGGGACAGGTGGGAAAGGTGGTGGGGGAATAAGAGAGTTGACAATCAAGTTTGAGCCTTCTCCATGGGGCGGTGGCGATGAGAGTGAAGGCGCGAACGAGGTCTATGGATTGTTACAGTGGGAAAAGGGCGTACACAGGGTACAGAGGATCCCGCCAAATGAAACCTTGGGGAGAATACATACTAGTACTGTTGCCGTCGTG GTCCTACCGATCTATCCAGATACCGAAGATGCGCCGTTAGTAGATCCGAAGGACGTCAAGATCGATGTGATGCGAGCACGAGGAGCAGGCGGACAACATGTGAACCGTACCGAGTCGGCCGTTCGGCTGACTCATATTCCAACCGGTATCACTGTCTCGATGCAAGATTCTCGAAGTCAGCATCAG AACCGAGCGTGGGCGTGGGATATTCTCCGAGCTAGACTTTCTGAGAAGAAACATAACGAGGACGTGGAAGCTCGACGAGCGAGTAGAAGGAGTCAGGTCAAGGGGGCGGATCGAAGTGACAAGATCCGAACGTACAACTTCAATCAG GACCGATTGACCGATCACCGTTTTGGGTTCAGCATCATCGGATTACAGAACGTCCTCGACGGAGATGGGTTGGAAGATGTTAtcacgatgatgaagaaagaTCTCATGGAACGACGACTAGAAAGTCTACtacaaggagaagaagacataGATTATTAA